The genomic DNA CCAGCAACTGACCAATAAGAAAAGCAACCATACTTCCTGCAATTATCCATAGACCTTGCCCATAAACACTATTATAAGCTATATCCATATTTAGGTCTCCCTTCATAATCCAAAAACCTGCAGGTTGTAGTTTCATGGCCCCAAAAACCATTACAAAACTATATAATATCATAGCAATGGCTAAGTAACTGTAAAACCGCACGGCTTTGCTACCAAAGTATTCGTTGATTATATCAGTCATTACAAACACAAGTGGCCACAGAAGCACACCCGCAGTGAGATTGAATGACAGATGTTCGCTACCTAGCAGACTGATATCGAATGGGTTGATGCCCAAGGTGCCTTCCAAAGAAAATATTTTGGCTCCAATAAATTCTGCCACCAAAGCATTGGTAATAAAGAATGAACCCAATATGAGGAATAAAGTATTTCGCTTGTGTGAGTCGGTATCTGTAAAGTTCATGTATCTATTTTTGGCCTTGCAACTTAAACCCAAATCAATTAATAGAAAATACCTTATAATTAACTAATTCATTTTCTTTTGCTTACGTTTGTGCATCACCTAAGGTTTTAATTAAGGCTAAAACACAAATGGCAAAAAACTGTTCTTTAGAATTAATGAATTATTTAGCACACCTTTTTTTAAGCGGAAGTGAAGACCCTATCATTATTGGGAATTTCATAGCCGACCATGTGAAAGGCAGACAAATAGACCACATAGATAAGGAAATTTCAAAAGGCATACACATGCATAGAGCTATTGATGCTTTTACCGACACTCATCACATTGTATTGCAAACCAAGGATCGGCTCCGGCACACACAAAGCAAATACACACCAGTGGTGGCCGATGTATTTATGGATCATTTTCTGGCCAGTAAATTTGATGAATTCAGCCCTACGCCTCTCGATATTTTTGCGGATAATGTGTTTCAAATTCTTAAAGCCAATGAAAATATGTTGCCATTGCGTACACAAAATATGCTGGTATATATGCAAAATGAAAATTGGCTCACCGCCTATAGAACAATAGCTGGGATGGATTTTATTCTGAAAGCCATGTCACGCCGCACCAATTTCCCTTCCAATATGGCCACCGCAGCCGATGATTTGGAAAGAGATTATTTATTTTACGAAAAGGATTTTGAAGTGTTCTTCCCCCAACTGCAAGCCTTTTGCAAGGATTATTTGAAGAATATATGATAATTGCTTCTTCTTTTTTTAAGTAATAAAACACTTGGAA from Bacteroidota bacterium includes the following:
- a CDS encoding queuosine precursor transporter: MNFTDTDSHKRNTLFLILGSFFITNALVAEFIGAKIFSLEGTLGINPFDISLLGSEHLSFNLTAGVLLWPLVFVMTDIINEYFGSKAVRFYSYLAIAMILYSFVMVFGAMKLQPAGFWIMKGDLNMDIAYNSVYGQGLWIIAGSMVAFLIGQLLDVSIFHRIKRATGEKYIWLRSTGSTLVSQLVDSFVVLYIAFYIGNDWPLERVLAIATMNYIYKFVIALLMTPVIYLVHGIIDRWLGKELSHKMMQAAHGK
- a CDS encoding ACP phosphodiesterase, which codes for MNYLAHLFLSGSEDPIIIGNFIADHVKGRQIDHIDKEISKGIHMHRAIDAFTDTHHIVLQTKDRLRHTQSKYTPVVADVFMDHFLASKFDEFSPTPLDIFADNVFQILKANENMLPLRTQNMLVYMQNENWLTAYRTIAGMDFILKAMSRRTNFPSNMATAADDLERDYLFYEKDFEVFFPQLQAFCKDYLKNI